From Bacillus sp. Bos-x628, the proteins below share one genomic window:
- a CDS encoding YegS/Rv2252/BmrU family lipid kinase: MNEWYFIINPVAGHGKGRCTWRNIEKELQKMEISYRSFLTQHEGHAEVLARQIATMQDDRLKRLIAIGGDGTIHEVLNGLKETEHDVQLSFVPTGHRNDAAKGLGIHRHDVLKEVRKQKSLLTKTFSLGSFQDHAESPQSVLFINHIGIGFDAHVLKKTAHFKGRKWLIRLKLGFIIYLMSFLRSLWSFKPFDLALFIENEKKVFRQVWFVIVCNHPFYGGGLQAAPEATSRQPGFQTMVVTNLNPFKVLVFLSAMVFRKHITMDGVTLFHHKEAYLEADEKILFHADGEVIGATPVFVKASERSLKLRA, encoded by the coding sequence ATGAATGAATGGTATTTTATCATCAATCCAGTAGCAGGACATGGAAAAGGACGCTGTACTTGGAGGAATATAGAGAAAGAATTGCAAAAGATGGAAATCTCATATCGCTCTTTTCTTACCCAGCATGAAGGGCATGCAGAAGTATTGGCAAGACAAATTGCCACAATGCAGGATGACAGGCTGAAACGTCTTATTGCGATAGGCGGTGATGGCACCATTCACGAAGTGCTAAATGGCTTAAAAGAAACAGAGCATGATGTTCAGCTTAGCTTTGTGCCGACCGGTCATAGGAATGACGCCGCTAAGGGACTTGGAATCCATCGACATGATGTATTAAAAGAAGTGAGAAAGCAAAAGAGCCTGCTCACTAAAACATTTTCTCTCGGCTCATTTCAAGATCATGCAGAAAGCCCGCAGTCTGTTCTGTTTATCAATCACATAGGGATTGGGTTTGATGCGCACGTCCTAAAAAAGACTGCCCATTTCAAAGGGAGAAAATGGCTGATTCGTCTCAAATTAGGGTTTATCATATATCTTATGTCGTTTCTCCGCTCTCTATGGTCATTTAAGCCTTTTGACCTTGCTCTTTTTATTGAGAATGAGAAAAAAGTCTTTCGTCAAGTGTGGTTTGTCATCGTATGTAATCACCCTTTTTATGGCGGTGGACTGCAAGCAGCGCCTGAAGCTACTTCTCGGCAACCAGGATTTCAAACGATGGTTGTCACGAATTTAAATCCATTTAAAGTCCTCGTGTTTTTAAGTGCTATGGTATTTCGGAAGCATATCACAATGGATGGTGTCACCCTTTTTCACCATAAGGAAGCTTATTTAGAAGCAGATGAAAAAATTTTGTTTCATGCAGACGGTGAAGTCATCGGTGCAACCCCTGTCTTTGTGAAGGCAAGTGAACGATCCTTAAAATTACGTGCTTAA
- a CDS encoding YtzH-like family protein: MGLNRQHQLQLIKDILTDHQLDCCGTVAEYEQVGRVIQLMLAKEDLDADIRQLLTDIYEYSQKGATVSSIDAHIEEHQSHLSEWVENIPLS, translated from the coding sequence ATGGGATTAAACCGTCAACATCAGCTTCAATTAATCAAAGATATTTTAACCGATCATCAGCTTGATTGCTGTGGTACTGTTGCAGAATATGAACAGGTGGGACGTGTGATTCAATTAATGCTGGCAAAAGAGGATCTCGATGCGGATATCCGTCAGCTTTTAACCGATATTTATGAATATAGTCAAAAAGGAGCGACCGTCAGTTCAATTGATGCGCATATCGAGGAGCATCAATCTCATCTGTCTGAGTGGGTCGAGAACATTCCACTGTCTTAA
- a CDS encoding NCS2 family permease, which yields MFQLKENQTNIKKELIAGMTTFFTMVYIVAVNPGILSKAGIPFDQVFTATIIAAVVGTLWMALFANYPIAIAPGMGLNVYFTFTVVGGGGISYQTAFSAVFVAGILFIILSLTPLRKQLIEAIPDNLKYGITAGIGLFIAFIGLRQSGIIAADPENLVKLGHLTSPVVVLTLIGLMISVILMVLQVNGALFIGMLATTVLALMTGHLHFPKVLMDVPALPEGILITNPFAAFGDVFSHHLYAVVFSFLLVTVFDTTGTMIGVAEQAGLMKNGQLPKVRRALLADSVATTAGSMFGTSPTTAYIESSSGVAAGGRTGLTSLTVAALFIVALFFGPLVEAISSLPAITSPVLIIVGCLMMNSVSRIRWKELDEAFPAFLVILSMPLTSSISTGISLGFISYPLVKLAKGKWREVHVLVLVFALLFFIQLFFLEG from the coding sequence ATGTTTCAGTTAAAAGAAAACCAAACCAACATAAAGAAAGAATTAATCGCTGGAATGACAACATTCTTTACAATGGTATATATTGTAGCTGTTAACCCAGGAATCCTTTCAAAAGCAGGTATTCCTTTTGACCAAGTCTTTACTGCAACAATTATCGCCGCTGTCGTCGGTACGCTCTGGATGGCACTCTTTGCCAACTATCCAATCGCCATCGCACCGGGCATGGGGCTGAATGTCTATTTCACCTTCACAGTTGTTGGAGGCGGCGGTATCAGCTATCAAACGGCATTCAGTGCAGTATTTGTGGCTGGGATACTCTTTATTATTTTATCGTTAACACCCTTAAGAAAACAACTGATTGAAGCCATTCCAGATAACTTAAAGTACGGAATTACAGCGGGGATTGGACTTTTTATTGCATTCATCGGTCTCAGGCAGTCTGGCATCATTGCCGCTGATCCAGAAAATCTTGTGAAACTCGGTCACTTAACCTCTCCTGTTGTCGTGTTAACACTGATCGGTTTAATGATTTCAGTAATTTTAATGGTTCTTCAAGTGAATGGTGCACTGTTTATTGGTATGCTAGCCACAACTGTGCTTGCGCTCATGACTGGCCACCTTCATTTCCCTAAAGTACTCATGGATGTTCCTGCACTACCTGAAGGGATACTGATTACGAACCCATTCGCTGCCTTCGGTGACGTTTTCTCACATCATTTGTATGCAGTCGTTTTTTCATTCTTACTTGTGACGGTATTTGATACGACTGGGACGATGATCGGGGTTGCAGAACAAGCAGGATTAATGAAAAATGGTCAGCTGCCAAAGGTACGCAGGGCCTTGCTTGCTGATTCTGTTGCGACAACCGCCGGCTCCATGTTTGGAACAAGCCCAACGACTGCATATATTGAATCATCGTCAGGGGTTGCAGCTGGCGGAAGAACAGGTCTTACTTCTTTAACGGTGGCTGCACTGTTTATTGTCGCTTTGTTTTTTGGTCCATTAGTTGAAGCCATTTCTTCACTTCCTGCCATCACGTCACCTGTATTGATTATTGTTGGCTGTTTGATGATGAACTCAGTTTCTCGCATTCGCTGGAAAGAGCTTGATGAAGCATTTCCTGCTTTTCTCGTCATTCTGTCAATGCCGCTGACATCAAGTATCTCTACAGGGATTTCACTTGGATTTATTTCATATCCACTAGTGAAATTGGCAAAAGGAAAATGGAGAGAGGTACACGTCCTTGTTCTCGTCTTCGCATTATTATTTTTCATTCAGCTCTTTTTCTTAGAAGGATAA
- the thpR gene encoding RNA 2',3'-cyclic phosphodiesterase, translating to MTGSRHYFIGVQIHEQLAHQIKKDVDARSGLYFQKWTAPADYHVTLVFLGAIAKKRLEHIIELLEKLSKDTAAFPLELYHLDSFGQKEKPRVFFAKPNESTPLMQLREKVKKAVVTTGHPVETRPFHPHMTIARKWDTDQPFVEQAPLREVPYTMDVSSIALFEIRPEETPRYHAIKRFTLHK from the coding sequence ATGACTGGAAGCCGTCATTATTTTATTGGGGTTCAAATACATGAACAGCTTGCGCATCAAATCAAAAAAGACGTAGATGCAAGGAGTGGGCTGTATTTTCAAAAATGGACAGCTCCTGCTGATTACCATGTGACCCTTGTGTTTTTAGGTGCTATTGCAAAAAAGCGCTTGGAGCATATCATCGAGCTGTTGGAGAAGCTTTCTAAAGACACCGCTGCATTTCCACTGGAGCTGTATCATTTAGATAGCTTTGGTCAAAAGGAGAAACCGAGAGTCTTTTTTGCAAAGCCAAATGAAAGCACTCCGCTTATGCAATTGAGAGAAAAGGTGAAAAAGGCCGTCGTAACAACTGGCCATCCTGTCGAAACGAGACCATTTCATCCGCATATGACCATTGCACGTAAATGGGATACGGATCAGCCTTTTGTGGAACAAGCGCCTTTACGAGAAGTGCCATATACGATGGATGTTTCAAGTATCGCTTTGTTTGAAATACGTCCAGAAGAAACACCACGTTATCATGCAATCAAACGATTTACACTACATAAATGA
- a CDS encoding sporulation protein Cse60, whose amino-acid sequence MLKVAVFDEEHEKDLQSEINLFLRGMDEDQVIDIKYNVAVVCDQGGEQLYCFSALILYKK is encoded by the coding sequence GTGCTAAAGGTAGCTGTATTTGATGAAGAACATGAAAAAGACTTGCAGAGTGAAATCAATCTGTTTTTAAGAGGAATGGATGAGGACCAAGTCATTGATATCAAGTACAATGTGGCGGTGGTCTGTGACCAAGGAGGAGAACAGCTATACTGTTTTTCTGCACTTATTTTATATAAAAAATAA
- a CDS encoding NAD(P)/FAD-dependent oxidoreductase, with product MKHYDVIVIGGGPSGLMAAIASAEHGASVLLIDKGNKLGRKLAISGGGRCNVTNRLPVEEIIKHIPGNGRFLYSAFSEFNNEDIIAFFENLGIELKEEDHGRMFPVSDKAQSVVDALLNRLRALNVTIRTNEKIQTVLYQDGQAAGIVTNHDEKISSKAVVVAVGGKSVPHTGSTGDGYAWAEAAGHTITELFPTEVPVTSDERFIKEKVLQGLSLRNVAVSVLNKKGRPVVTHVMDMIFTHFGLSGPAILRCSGFVVKELKKQPTVRLQIDLYPTLHDEELFQKLQQDLKESPKKSIKNVLKSWMQERYLLFLLERHQIDPQETFSRLTKEKLRAFAHDCKHFVVHVNGTLSLDKAFVTGGGVSVKEIEPKKMASKKMPGLYFCGEILDIHGYTGGYNITSALVTGRLAGKYAALEAKERL from the coding sequence ATGAAACATTATGATGTCATTGTCATTGGCGGTGGACCTTCTGGACTGATGGCTGCGATTGCATCAGCAGAGCACGGTGCATCTGTTCTGTTAATTGACAAAGGGAACAAACTTGGCAGAAAGCTCGCCATTTCTGGCGGTGGACGCTGTAACGTGACCAATCGCCTTCCAGTAGAAGAAATCATCAAGCATATCCCCGGAAACGGCCGTTTTTTATATAGTGCATTTTCTGAGTTCAATAACGAAGATATTATTGCGTTTTTTGAGAACCTAGGCATTGAATTAAAAGAAGAAGATCATGGGCGGATGTTCCCTGTTTCAGACAAAGCCCAATCTGTTGTTGATGCCCTTTTAAACAGGCTCCGTGCACTGAACGTCACCATCCGAACAAATGAAAAGATTCAAACCGTTCTGTATCAAGACGGACAAGCAGCCGGAATTGTTACAAATCATGATGAAAAAATTTCAAGCAAAGCTGTGGTGGTTGCTGTTGGCGGTAAAAGTGTGCCGCACACTGGCTCAACCGGAGACGGATACGCCTGGGCAGAGGCTGCCGGCCATACCATCACAGAACTCTTCCCAACAGAAGTACCGGTCACATCAGATGAACGTTTTATTAAAGAAAAAGTGCTTCAAGGGCTCTCCTTAAGAAATGTGGCGGTCAGTGTATTGAACAAAAAAGGGAGACCTGTTGTCACACATGTGATGGATATGATTTTCACTCATTTTGGCTTATCAGGTCCAGCTATACTTCGGTGCAGTGGGTTTGTTGTCAAAGAGCTGAAAAAGCAGCCGACGGTTCGCCTGCAAATCGATTTATATCCAACACTTCATGACGAGGAACTATTTCAAAAGCTTCAGCAGGATTTAAAGGAATCACCTAAGAAATCTATTAAAAATGTGCTAAAATCTTGGATGCAAGAACGCTATTTACTATTTCTTTTAGAACGACACCAGATCGATCCTCAAGAAACATTTTCTCGTCTTACAAAGGAGAAACTGCGTGCCTTTGCCCACGACTGTAAACATTTCGTCGTCCACGTAAATGGCACCCTTTCCTTAGACAAGGCTTTCGTCACGGGCGGTGGGGTATCTGTTAAAGAGATTGAACCAAAGAAAATGGCCTCTAAAAAAATGCCTGGTCTGTACTTCTGCGGAGAAATATTAGACATTCACGGTTACACAGGTGGCTACAATATCACATCAGCACTTGTCACAGGCCGGCTTGCCGGCAAATACGCTGCACTAGAAGCAAAGGAGAGATTGTAA
- a CDS encoding DeoR family transcriptional regulator, which yields MKPSTNRMMTRIKSVYMFIQEKGLVTTQELVDEFGITPRTIQRDLNVLAYNDLVHSPSRGKWETTRKKVKISS from the coding sequence TTGAAACCTTCAACAAACCGTATGATGACTCGAATTAAATCAGTTTATATGTTCATTCAAGAAAAAGGTCTTGTGACAACACAAGAGCTGGTTGATGAATTCGGGATCACACCTAGAACCATCCAAAGAGACTTAAACGTGCTTGCCTATAATGATCTTGTTCATAGTCCAAGCAGAGGCAAATGGGAAACAACGAGAAAAAAAGTAAAAATATCTTCTTGA
- a CDS encoding pseudouridine synthase, with the protein MRLDKLLANSGFGSRKDVKKLVKARAVTVNGEVAKQVKDHVDPSNDEVFVHGERVEYKEFIYLMMNKPDGVISATEDLRDETVVDLLEPEDIARQPFPVGRLDKDTVGLLLLTNDGQLAHQLLSPKKHVPKTYEVHLKYPLGDQDIKRLEQGVVILDDYVTKPAKVEVDANLESDTRIRLTITEGKYHQVKLMAQAVGNEVIFLKRLSMGAILLDEDLEPGEYRELTDEELDNLRE; encoded by the coding sequence ATGAGGCTTGATAAATTGCTTGCAAATAGCGGCTTTGGTTCAAGAAAAGATGTGAAAAAATTGGTCAAGGCCCGGGCCGTCACAGTGAATGGTGAAGTGGCAAAGCAGGTGAAAGATCATGTTGATCCATCGAATGATGAAGTGTTCGTACACGGAGAGCGAGTGGAGTATAAAGAGTTCATTTATTTAATGATGAACAAGCCAGATGGTGTGATTTCTGCAACAGAGGATCTTCGAGATGAAACGGTTGTAGATTTACTTGAGCCGGAAGATATTGCAAGACAGCCTTTCCCTGTGGGGAGACTGGACAAGGATACGGTCGGTCTCTTGCTCCTGACAAATGACGGACAGCTCGCTCACCAATTACTTTCTCCAAAAAAGCATGTGCCTAAAACGTATGAAGTCCATTTAAAATATCCTTTAGGAGATCAAGATATTAAACGTCTCGAGCAGGGGGTTGTCATTTTAGACGATTATGTAACAAAGCCGGCAAAAGTTGAAGTTGATGCCAATCTAGAGTCAGATACACGAATTCGTTTAACGATTACTGAAGGGAAATACCACCAAGTAAAGCTAATGGCTCAAGCAGTAGGAAATGAAGTCATCTTTTTAAAGCGTCTTTCTATGGGAGCCATATTATTGGATGAAGACCTTGAGCCTGGAGAATATCGAGAATTAACTGATGAAGAATTAGATAATCTAAGAGAATAG
- the pepV gene encoding dipeptidase PepV — protein sequence MNWEFEVIRKKEDLIKDTQSFLQIESVLDEEGGKEGKPFGEKVNEALQYILKKGEDEGFTVKNVDGYAGHIEYGQGEDIVGVLCHVDVVPAGDGWTTPPFSADIRENKIFARGAIDDKGPTMAAFYALKILKDAGLQLSKKIRLIIGTDEESDWRCVEHYFKHEAMPTVGFAPDADFPIIHAEKGIIDAIVSFTYPESEGNTRYSLKHFTSGMRLNMVPDEAIATVTATQEDAEALKAAFEEYLVENKLSGETKETANGLHFTLKGVSVHAMEPAHGVNAGIHMANFLCKHELDEHGLAFTSQLNALFDQDTRGQKLGIACRDDMSGELTLNVGTIRYTQYEEAKLGFNVRYPVTADGKDVRKGIESIKGAALEKFDDSPPHHVSKDHPLVKTLQRVYEEQTGDPASLMAIGGGTYARSLEAGVAFGPLFPGRPDCAHQKDEYIEIDDLLRTTALYAQAIYELAK from the coding sequence ATGAATTGGGAATTTGAAGTCATAAGAAAAAAAGAGGATCTGATTAAAGACACACAATCTTTTTTGCAAATTGAAAGTGTACTTGATGAAGAGGGCGGAAAAGAAGGAAAGCCGTTTGGGGAAAAAGTCAATGAGGCCCTTCAGTATATACTGAAAAAAGGGGAAGACGAAGGTTTTACTGTCAAGAATGTCGATGGATATGCAGGTCATATTGAATATGGACAAGGTGAAGACATTGTAGGTGTGCTATGCCATGTGGACGTCGTGCCTGCAGGCGATGGCTGGACAACCCCTCCATTTTCAGCAGATATACGAGAAAATAAAATCTTTGCACGAGGTGCCATTGATGATAAAGGACCAACCATGGCTGCTTTTTATGCGCTTAAAATTTTAAAAGATGCAGGACTGCAGTTATCGAAAAAGATTCGTTTAATCATTGGAACAGATGAAGAAAGTGATTGGCGTTGTGTGGAGCATTATTTCAAACATGAGGCCATGCCGACTGTCGGCTTTGCGCCAGATGCAGATTTTCCAATCATTCATGCCGAAAAAGGGATTATTGATGCGATTGTGTCATTTACTTATCCAGAATCAGAGGGGAATACGCGTTACAGCCTGAAGCATTTTACATCAGGTATGCGGCTTAATATGGTGCCAGATGAGGCCATCGCAACAGTGACAGCAACACAAGAAGATGCAGAGGCGTTAAAAGCAGCGTTTGAAGAATATCTCGTAGAAAACAAATTATCAGGTGAAACGAAGGAAACAGCTAACGGTCTGCATTTTACATTAAAAGGGGTTTCAGTTCATGCAATGGAACCGGCGCATGGCGTCAATGCAGGAATTCATATGGCGAATTTTTTATGTAAGCATGAATTAGATGAACATGGGCTTGCCTTTACATCACAATTGAACGCCTTATTTGATCAGGACACACGAGGTCAAAAACTAGGAATTGCATGCCGAGATGATATGAGCGGAGAGCTGACTCTCAATGTAGGAACAATCCGTTATACGCAGTACGAGGAGGCGAAGCTTGGCTTCAATGTCCGTTATCCAGTGACAGCAGACGGCAAGGACGTAAGGAAAGGGATTGAAAGCATTAAAGGAGCAGCGCTTGAAAAATTTGACGACAGCCCTCCGCATCATGTGTCAAAAGACCATCCACTTGTGAAAACATTGCAACGTGTGTACGAGGAACAAACAGGAGACCCAGCGTCCCTTATGGCCATTGGAGGAGGAACGTATGCAAGGTCTTTAGAAGCAGGTGTTGCCTTCGGTCCTCTATTCCCTGGAAGACCAGACTGTGCGCATCAAAAGGACGAATATATAGAGATTGATGATTTACTGAGAACAACTGCTCTGTATGCTCAAGCAATATATGAACTAGCAAAGTAA
- the cysK gene encoding cysteine synthase A produces MKVAQNIAELIGDTPLVKLHRLQPEDAAAIYVKLESFNPSRSVKDRAAYHMIIEAERQRTLTKGATIIEPTSGNTGIGLAMNAAARGYKAIFVMPDTMTKERMNILKAYGAQVVLTPGDEKMPGCIRKAEELAKQIPNSFIPMQFDNEANPNAHRGTTAIEIIEAVKQIDQPLAAFVATAGTGGTITGTGEELKKAFPSLKIRVAEPKGSPVLSGGKPGKHKLVGTSPGFIPNILNKDVYDDIMQVSDDDAYHITQQLARLEGILVGPSSGAACYAAIETAKQMPKEHIVICMTADTGERYLSSDVFKA; encoded by the coding sequence TTGAAAGTTGCACAAAACATCGCTGAGCTCATTGGCGATACACCACTTGTCAAACTACACCGTCTTCAGCCAGAGGATGCGGCTGCAATTTATGTAAAACTTGAATCTTTTAATCCTAGTCGAAGTGTGAAAGATAGAGCCGCCTATCATATGATCATTGAGGCTGAAAGGCAGAGGACGCTGACAAAAGGGGCAACCATCATTGAACCAACAAGCGGTAATACAGGAATTGGCTTAGCGATGAATGCAGCGGCAAGAGGGTACAAGGCCATTTTCGTCATGCCTGATACGATGACAAAGGAAAGGATGAATATTTTAAAGGCTTATGGTGCACAGGTTGTGCTGACCCCAGGAGATGAAAAAATGCCTGGTTGCATTCGAAAGGCAGAAGAATTAGCGAAACAGATTCCGAATAGCTTTATTCCAATGCAATTCGATAATGAGGCCAATCCCAATGCCCATAGAGGAACTACGGCTATTGAAATCATTGAAGCTGTGAAACAGATCGACCAGCCACTTGCCGCATTTGTGGCAACAGCCGGTACTGGTGGAACGATTACAGGTACAGGTGAGGAATTAAAAAAAGCATTCCCTTCTTTGAAAATACGTGTCGCCGAACCGAAAGGATCTCCTGTCTTGTCTGGCGGAAAACCTGGTAAACATAAACTTGTTGGAACAAGTCCAGGCTTTATTCCTAACATCCTTAATAAGGATGTCTATGATGACATAATGCAAGTCAGCGATGACGATGCTTATCACATCACACAGCAGCTTGCCCGGCTTGAAGGAATTTTAGTCGGTCCATCATCTGGCGCAGCGTGCTATGCAGCCATTGAAACGGCCAAGCAAATGCCTAAAGAGCACATCGTCATCTGTATGACAGCAGATACGGGCGAACGATATTTATCAAGTGATGTGTTTAAAGCATAA
- a CDS encoding phosphotransferase family protein: protein MNWLGQILGSEWHISPAGGATGDAYFATHNDQKLFLKRNTSPFLAVLSAEGIVPKLVWTKRMENGDVITAQHWLSGRELKPKDMNERPVAEQLRKIHTSKELLDMLKRLEKHSLDPASILMHIKQSILKEQINSNDIKRAIQYLEKHVDAVHYEDKVVCHCDLNHNNWLLTDENQLYLIDWDGAMIADPAIDLGPLLYHYVEEENWENWLSMYGAPLTDNLRKRMAWYVLAETVSFVVWHKRKGNEKALKEVQAELSALLKRLNIH, encoded by the coding sequence ATGAACTGGTTGGGACAAATATTAGGTAGCGAATGGCACATCTCTCCTGCTGGAGGCGCTACGGGAGATGCGTACTTCGCAACACACAATGACCAAAAGCTATTTTTAAAACGCAATACATCACCGTTTCTTGCGGTTTTGTCAGCTGAAGGCATTGTGCCAAAGCTTGTCTGGACAAAACGAATGGAAAATGGGGATGTCATTACAGCACAACATTGGCTCAGTGGCAGAGAGCTAAAGCCTAAGGACATGAATGAACGTCCTGTTGCGGAACAGCTAAGAAAAATCCACACATCAAAAGAATTGCTCGATATGCTTAAAAGGTTAGAAAAGCACTCGCTTGACCCAGCATCCATTCTGATGCACATCAAGCAGTCTATTTTAAAAGAGCAAATTAATTCCAATGACATAAAGCGTGCCATTCAGTACTTAGAGAAGCATGTAGATGCGGTCCATTATGAGGATAAGGTCGTGTGCCATTGTGATCTCAATCATAATAACTGGCTACTGACAGATGAAAATCAGCTCTATCTCATTGATTGGGATGGTGCCATGATTGCGGACCCAGCGATTGATCTAGGACCTCTTTTGTATCATTATGTGGAAGAAGAGAATTGGGAAAACTGGCTCTCCATGTATGGCGCTCCGCTGACGGACAATTTGCGAAAACGCATGGCTTGGTACGTGCTTGCAGAAACGGTATCCTTTGTCGTATGGCATAAAAGAAAAGGAAATGAGAAGGCACTAAAAGAGGTGCAAGCCGAACTAAGCGCATTGCTCAAACGGTTAAACATTCATTAA
- a CDS encoding polysaccharide biosynthesis protein yields the protein MSNKLLRGTLVLTIGTYLSRILGMIYLIPFSAMVGATGGALFQYGYNQYTIFLSIATLGFPTAVSKFVSKYNAIGDYETTRKMFRAGMSVMLVTGIIAFSILYLTAPIFAKIQLGGSNETGGLTVDQVVYVIRMVSLGLLVVPIMSLVRGFFQGHQMMGPTAVSQVIEQLVRIIFLLTATFIILKVLDGGLVIAIGYATFAALIGAFGGLFTLYLYWLKRKDRLLSMQPNTGTYSNLSYKQMFTELFSYAAPYVFVGLAIPIYSYIDTNTINRAMIASGHQDMSTAVLSIVTLYLPKLVMIPVSLATAFGLTLIPTITESFTARNFKLLNRQIDQTMQMILFFVLPASFGISALAGPVYWFFYPSVHPEIGISILFWYAPVALLFSMFTINAAILQGINKQKFAIVSLILGILIKTVLNIPLISWLQGNGSVLATALGYSASILYMFIMIKRHAGYSFRRIFKRFILISILTAIMVVVAFATSQLVSHFISYEGGIVQAGIVILISMLTGSGVYMFLSYKVGLLKRVLGNRLPKFMRKKV from the coding sequence ATGTCTAATAAACTGCTTCGAGGTACGTTGGTTTTAACGATTGGGACTTATCTCTCTCGTATTCTTGGTATGATTTACTTAATTCCATTTAGCGCAATGGTTGGAGCTACTGGTGGTGCGCTATTTCAATATGGATACAATCAGTATACGATCTTTTTAAGTATTGCTACGTTAGGATTTCCAACAGCGGTATCGAAATTTGTCTCAAAATATAATGCAATAGGCGATTATGAGACAACAAGAAAAATGTTCAGGGCGGGTATGTCGGTCATGCTTGTCACCGGTATCATCGCCTTTTCTATTTTATATTTGACCGCACCGATTTTTGCCAAGATTCAGCTTGGCGGATCGAATGAAACGGGCGGTTTGACCGTCGATCAAGTGGTATACGTGATTCGTATGGTGAGTTTAGGTCTTTTGGTTGTGCCGATTATGAGTCTTGTGCGAGGATTTTTCCAAGGACATCAAATGATGGGACCGACAGCCGTTTCTCAAGTTATTGAGCAGCTTGTCAGAATCATCTTCTTACTAACGGCTACATTTATTATTTTAAAGGTTCTAGACGGCGGGCTTGTCATTGCGATCGGGTATGCGACATTTGCGGCGCTTATTGGGGCGTTTGGCGGGTTATTTACCCTCTATCTATATTGGTTGAAGCGGAAGGATCGGCTCCTTTCCATGCAACCTAATACAGGGACTTATTCGAATTTGTCCTATAAGCAAATGTTTACAGAGCTGTTTAGCTATGCCGCACCGTATGTGTTTGTTGGACTAGCCATTCCGATTTATTCTTATATTGATACCAATACAATTAACAGAGCCATGATAGCATCGGGACATCAGGATATGAGTACAGCGGTACTGTCAATTGTGACACTATACTTACCAAAATTGGTCATGATTCCTGTGTCACTTGCAACCGCTTTTGGTTTAACGTTAATTCCTACAATTACGGAATCATTTACAGCACGTAATTTTAAACTGCTCAATCGTCAAATTGATCAAACAATGCAGATGATATTGTTCTTCGTGCTCCCAGCTTCATTTGGAATCTCTGCTTTGGCAGGACCGGTTTATTGGTTTTTCTATCCGTCTGTTCATCCTGAGATTGGGATATCCATTTTGTTCTGGTATGCACCTGTTGCCCTATTGTTCTCTATGTTCACCATTAACGCAGCCATTCTGCAAGGGATTAATAAACAAAAATTTGCCATTGTTAGCTTAATTTTAGGAATTTTGATTAAAACCGTATTGAATATTCCGCTGATTAGCTGGCTCCAAGGAAATGGTTCCGTGCTTGCCACAGCACTTGGCTATAGTGCGTCTATTTTATATATGTTCATCATGATTAAGCGTCATGCAGGTTACTCATTCCGCAGGATTTTCAAACGTTTTATTCTCATTAGCATTTTAACGGCTATTATGGTTGTAGTAGCTTTTGCGACAAGTCAACTTGTGAGTCATTTTATTTCTTATGAAGGCGGAATTGTCCAAGCTGGTATTGTTATTTTGATTTCGATGTTAACTGGCAGCGGTGTGTATATGTTCTTATCTTACAAGGTTGGATTGCTAAAGCGTGTACTTGGCAATCGATTACCGAAATTTATGCGTAAAAAAGTTTAA
- a CDS encoding rhodanese-like domain-containing protein, producing MSVKEISIEDLKQKLEQGETIQLIDVREDEEVAEGMIPEAVHIRMGDIPKKLDAFDQNQEYFIICRSGKRSENVCYYLEDQGYQATNVVGGMLLWTGETKPKL from the coding sequence GTGTCAGTAAAAGAGATTTCAATAGAAGATTTAAAGCAAAAGCTAGAGCAAGGAGAAACAATACAGTTAATAGATGTTCGTGAAGATGAAGAGGTAGCAGAAGGAATGATTCCAGAGGCGGTCCATATTCGTATGGGGGATATTCCAAAGAAGCTGGATGCGTTCGATCAGAATCAAGAATATTTTATCATTTGTCGTTCTGGTAAACGCAGTGAAAATGTCTGCTATTACTTAGAAGATCAAGGTTATCAAGCGACAAATGTTGTAGGCGGAATGCTTCTATGGACAGGAGAAACAAAACCAAAACTGTAA